Within the Bacteroidota bacterium genome, the region CGGCTCTATTCTGTTGGGATTAGGCGCTTCATTGTTGCTTCTGCTTGAGCCTCGCATGCAGTGGGCTGCGCTTTCAGGAATGGAGACGACGCTGTTTATGTGTGTATTGCTTGCCACTCTGTACTTCTATCATGCGAGGCAAGCAATTGCGTTTGGCGTTGCAGCGGGATTACTGGTGTGGACGCGCCCGGAAGCGGTTATACTCTTCGCGGCCATAGCGCTTGATGTGATCTACCATTCACTGTGGGTCTTATCACGAAAAACCAAAAGGAAATCCGACAAAACTGTACCGCCATCTTCTGCCTGGCTCAAAACGCCTCTTGGTATTGCGGCGCTGTTCTCTGTTATTTATGCCGGATTCAATCTGTACCTGTCCGGTTCAGTCTTCCCCAATACATTTGCGGCCAAGCTGAAATATTATGGCGCAGGCACTTCCGCCAACTTCCCGACACACGTATTCCATTTTCTTGTTGACGGGCAGATGATGCTGATTGCGGTGTTTGCCGGAATCGGCATTGCAGTGGTGTTGTTTCGGGCTTTCAAGCGTGAGCAGCAGTCTCATCTTACCGTCCTGCTGTTTTCATTCGGGTTGTTTCTCGCATACTGGTTGAAGCTTCCTTATTTGTATCAAGAGGGGAGATATATGATGCCGCTCGTACCGTTTGTGTTGATGCTCGGCGTGTTCGGATTGCAGACTGCAACGGCAGCGAGAAAGGGGCTGTTCAAGTCGATCCGCCCCTCAAGGGTTCTCGCTTTTCATACAATATTTTTCCTGGTCATAGGAACTCAGTTTGCCAACGCGTCGTTGGAGAAACGAAACGACTATGCCGGAATGTGTCTCTACATCAACGACCGGCAAGTACAAACGGCCAAATGGTTGCGCGACAACACGCCGGAAGATGCAATTATCGGCACGCACGATATCGGGGCCATTGCGTACTACTCGGAACGCAAGATTGCCGATATGGTTGGACTTGTGTCGCCGGAGATGATCGAACGGATTGGCAGCCTGAACAAACTCCACCAGTTTCTTGTCGAG harbors:
- a CDS encoding tetratricopeptide repeat protein, with amino-acid sequence MHEFLERYKYILLAAVVIAGAVFSYLFGSHAYETNKQSGFPLDDPWIHLQFAKNLYEYGSFSYYKNEMVTAGSTSPLYTILLAIGFFFTSNEMMLSYVLGVGFLVLAAFFIFKIVSELHSKDSSSGSILLGLGASLLLLLEPRMQWAALSGMETTLFMCVLLATLYFYHARQAIAFGVAAGLLVWTRPEAVILFAAIALDVIYHSLWVLSRKTKRKSDKTVPPSSAWLKTPLGIAALFSVIYAGFNLYLSGSVFPNTFAAKLKYYGAGTSANFPTHVFHFLVDGQMMLIAVFAGIGIAVVLFRAFKREQQSHLTVLLFSFGLFLAYWLKLPYLYQEGRYMMPLVPFVLMLGVFGLQTATAARKGLFKSIRPSRVLAFHTIFFLVIGTQFANASLEKRNDYAGMCLYINDRQVQTAKWLRDNTPEDAIIGTHDIGAIAYYSERKIADMVGLVSPEMIERIGSLNKLHQFLVEKNVSHIAVLRNWFEIANQQPQFQTDERDPEIMEVFLFDRQQTHFTPQEASRMIAVAGQYLYQNQFNAAMDLLGRALSVDPRNSKAHHFLGIALMMSGRFDEATREFDTALRIYPEYLDARIGLAQVAASRGDSSSAIIQLETIMNEHPEYPKVYQALADVYAKFRLDNGKERLYVQRYQELMNSKQKSTGGGK